The genomic segment AGAATCGTATCTTTATTTCACTGTGCAAGGAAGGGAAACAGTTGGGGCTGCTGTTGCCAAGACTGCTCAGAGAGGGCGAGGGGAAAGGTTACTTATAAGGGGTTTACAAGGAGGAagctcatacaagttacatcagcaacattacTAACTGTACTACACAGCTGCAATAAGATTTACATATAACTTCGTGCATCACATGTTCAGAATTTGGTGGTTAAACTCCACCTAGAGGCACGGTGTTACTATATATGAGAGCTAAAAGGCTGTCCTGGGTGTTAACACAGTGCCTAAACTTGTTTTTGCCAATTTCATCTAGTTTTTGAAAGCAATTAAGGAGAGGAGAaacaggattttaatgtaaagctatggggcatgccaagcaaaggaaccaggGTTCTCATGTAAAACTAGGAGCAGGCCAAACAAGCTGCTCAAGGAAGTGGAATTTTCCGCAGCCTGGGGTGCTCTGTCTTATCATGGCCATCTTCACTTTCTAACTGCTTCaaactttcaaaaatatttatgctCACAGGACAATATAACATGCATCTTTTCCTTATATTCCAGTGAACTGTTTTTATTCAAATTTCATTGGCTACACAGGGGATTTTCATTCATGATCCCGAACAAAGGAAATAATTTAGACTCTAGGAGCtttaataaaactagaaattttgaaaagaaaaaaaaagtacatgataAAATATGAAGAGTAACATGGAGCAACTATGTCCATAAGGCAAGACAGCTGCATCCTTGCCACATCACATTCCTTACCTTAATTAGAAATGCAGCACAGAGTAAATGGTGGGTTTATCTTATTTTGCCTCTCATAAGTACGGTGAACATAAGTCAATGAAAATATAGTGCATAATAAATATTGACCAAAGTTTAGGAAAGCCAAACCTGTGAAATAGAGGTAGTAAACTTTACTCATCATAGAATATCCTGTTACCCaaggaaatacacaaaaataattgaacaaacattttaaaatgtttttcatgTAAATAAGAAAAGATAAcccatgaaacaaaaaaaaaacaaacaaaaaagataattttaaaataagaaaaactaaTAAGGAAGGAATTTCAAACCTGGAAGCAACTCTGGAAGACCTCAAGAAATTTGTCTTAATTGGTGTATAGatcagaatatacaccaattaaGACAAATTTCTTAAGGTCTTCCGGAGTTGCTCCCAGGTTTGGAATTCCTTCCCCACTTCTAGATCTAGGCAAAATgggttgatcataacaaattgtgatgCAGACCTGAATCTGTGCATTGCTAAATTGCAAATTATgttaacatattttttttatttacatgtgAATGTAAAGCCATTAATAAGAAAAGAATGGATCTCCAAAGCCTAGGATGGGGACATTTGAGCAAATTTAGATAACTTGATACTTCACATCCTTACACTCTACTGAGACTCCTTGAAATCTGGCCTGAACCTGATACTCCCTTCAGAAACTATGAAGGCTAAAACAAAATGCAAATGcttacacaaacacacagacataAATGCAAGAACTGACACTGCAAAGCTTATTCTAATAGTTGAAAAAGCACCAGGGTCACTGTAGGTCCACTTTTGTACCTAGTACCTAGTAACTTTTTCTACTTCCACTCAGTATATCCACTCTTTGCCTGGTGGTGCAtgggttaagaacttggctgctaactaaaagatgaGCATTTCAactccaacagctgctccttggaaatcctatggagcagttctaccctgtccattAAGTTTTCTATGACTTagtatcaactcaatggcaaagtgtTTTGTCTTATAGcacattctcaaaaaaaaagaaaaacccaaattcACTGCTGTTGAGGAGATTCCAACtccttgtgaccctataggacagaatagaactgatgcatagggtttccaaggctgtaaatctttgtggaagacaactgccacatctttctcccatggagtggctaatgggtttgaaccacccatctttcagctagcagcatagccatttaactactgcaccactaggacgcCAAAACCTTCTTCTGCACTATAAAACTTATTTAATTATTATGTTTGTGATCCATCTCTTCCCTTCAAGGAAGGCAAAGGTTTTAACTCTTTTGTTCATCAATGCATTTAGAAGAGTGACTGACACATAGAAggaaatttataaatatttgtgaaatataTTTTTGCTCAGTGTACCCTATGGAGGCACAGAGACAAGGTTTGAAGCCCATGATGTAATTTATAGGAACCATATGATGGGGTAAACTGTGCTTTTTCCATGTCCTATATATACGGCATATTTTACATGTTTGTTCCCCAAGCTATATTTCAAGGGATTCAACAGTGGAATAACCAGGGTGTAAAACGTGGAAGCTTCTTTATCAGTTTCAAAGGAATGACTAGACTTGTGTTGTACCTGTGTAACGCTTAAAGTCCCATAGAACAAGACCACCGCAGTCAGGTAGGATCcgcaggtggagaaggccttgtgcctGTCCTCAGCTGAGTTCATCTTGACAATGGCTACAAAAATGAGCAGACAAGAAACAAGAACTATTAGAAGGCATGAATTCAAATCAATAGCTGCTGAGATGAGAATGATCAATTCAATTTCAAGTGCATTTGAGCAGAGCAGAGACACTAAGGGAGGACAGTCACAGTAGAAAAGGCTGATGACATTGTAGCCAcagaaggataaattaaaaatctttatggtgGCAAGAAGAGAAATAAATGCACTATAAAGATAGAGGATTGCCATCAGCACCAGTAACACCCTTTGTGACATGATGACTGTGTAGATCAgagggttacagatggccacatagtgaTCAAAAGACATTGCTGACAGAATGAATAGTTTACTAATGCTGAATAAGAGAGAGGAAGCTAGCTGTATAGCACAAAAATAATAGAAGATTTTATTTTCATCCACAACAAAATTTACTAACATTTTGGGTC from the Loxodonta africana isolate mLoxAfr1 chromosome 7, mLoxAfr1.hap2, whole genome shotgun sequence genome contains:
- the LOC135232116 gene encoding olfactory receptor 8K3-like, with the translated sequence MDKHNLTVLNEFILTGITDRPELQAPLFALFLIIYMISMVGNLGIIILTKIDSTLQTPMYFFLRYMAVTDLGYSTTEGPKMLVYFFVDENTISYYFCATRLAFFVLFINSELFILSAMSYDHYVAICNLLLYTVIMSQRLCLVLVAILYIYCMFVSLLITIKIFNLSFCGYNLASSLLFSISKLFILSAMSFDHYVAICNPLIYTVIMSQRVLLVLMAILYLYSAFISLLATIKIFNLSFCGYNVISLFYCDCPPLVSLLCSNALEIELIILISAAIDLNSCLLIVLVSCLLIFVAIVKMNSAEDRHKAFSTCGSYLTAVVLFYGTLSVTQVQHKSSHSFETDKEASTFYTLVIPLLNPLKYSLGNKHVKYAVYIGHGKSTVYPIIWFL